A section of the Agarivorans litoreus genome encodes:
- a CDS encoding pseudouridine synthase: MKYPCRLDKFLSKAAHISRSEAKKYIRNKRVNVNNYKNINAQLSIHTGDRVSLDGNELSLTTHQYFMLNKPLGYVSTEAEANHPSALSLIDSPRKIHAAGRLDIDTSGLLLLTSDGQWSHKVTSPNSNKFKHYRVTLAEAISDDELRKLEQGILLRGEDKPTTPAKTARLCQTEFILSISEGRYHQVKRMCAALGNKVIALHREKIGEVTLDQALKPGEYRELSETEIRCFT, encoded by the coding sequence ATGAAATACCCGTGCCGATTAGACAAATTCCTTTCTAAAGCCGCTCACATTTCTCGAAGCGAGGCAAAAAAGTATATTAGAAACAAACGGGTAAATGTAAATAATTATAAAAACATTAATGCTCAATTAAGTATCCATACGGGTGATAGAGTAAGCTTGGATGGTAATGAGTTAAGCCTAACCACACACCAGTATTTCATGTTAAATAAACCGCTGGGCTATGTAAGTACAGAGGCCGAAGCAAATCACCCTAGCGCTTTATCCTTAATTGACTCACCACGAAAAATTCACGCCGCAGGCCGATTAGATATAGATACTTCTGGCTTATTACTACTCACTAGCGATGGTCAATGGTCGCATAAGGTAACTAGCCCAAATAGCAATAAGTTCAAACACTATCGTGTAACCTTAGCTGAAGCGATCAGTGATGATGAATTACGTAAACTTGAACAGGGCATATTGTTACGAGGCGAAGACAAACCCACTACCCCAGCCAAAACTGCACGACTTTGTCAGACCGAGTTCATATTGAGTATTAGCGAAGGCCGTTACCATCAAGTCAAACGTATGTGCGCAGCATTGGGCAACAAGGTCATTGCCTTACACCGTGAAAAAATTGGTGAAGTAACGCTAGATCAAGCTCTAAAACCAGGTGAGTATAGAGAGCTTAGTGAAACAGAAATTAGATGTTTTACCTAA
- a CDS encoding sensor domain-containing diguanylate cyclase: MNLHFLKTNISWRKKASFWTLLVTLLFATVIFHRYQTIKNQIVEEVELSFGGFKTANKHLISLLSQRLSLLTRTLGLLNYVNDESELTLVTLATEWQRIARDVNLEGDFYYIHRDGRVDLALVQASTGHKLEWGAKTNPFVKNYFAKLLWGDEGVVYAKSIFDPDIQQTFYVLYIPVFDKWSKLVGWMVNEYDQKAINKTVHFVGRPQLVERAIIYTSDDILIEGETSQSTSKKLAELVGKLSFSSLSSYFTNTPYRAVASPYNVGSGLMFTSVLDDNNGQERNMAFLYISYGDLASDSRHWLVFIAVAYVVSTIGCFIAAYLTEMIRREKSVVEELNALREAAFEGEFSQAVTNPQGEILQVNKYLAKKAGVDVEQMIGKKLTDFGRSDILFDEVLQIAAKQGSWLGEVALQSNNGVTSFQQMTVTAVYWQNKLHNFVCSSIDISAQKSLESKLKQLANTDPLTGAANRRYFEDRVFLEQSRSDRNGSCFSIMMIDVDHFKKLNDEFGHDTGDLCLIRLVETINKLKREIDLLARWGGEEFIMLLPETDVTQAANLAERLRLAFEQAKVTPGFTCSFGITQSEKDSSFAKLYKQADKALYVAKNNGRNRVVDYASMSES, translated from the coding sequence TTGAATTTACATTTTCTTAAAACAAACATTTCGTGGCGAAAGAAAGCAAGCTTTTGGACTTTGTTGGTGACCTTGCTGTTTGCTACGGTGATCTTTCATCGTTACCAGACTATAAAAAATCAGATTGTAGAAGAAGTAGAGTTGTCTTTTGGCGGATTTAAGACTGCTAACAAGCATTTAATAAGCCTGTTGTCGCAACGCCTTTCACTGTTAACCCGAACTCTAGGGTTACTTAACTACGTTAATGATGAATCTGAGTTAACCTTGGTCACGCTCGCTACAGAATGGCAAAGGATCGCTCGTGATGTGAATTTAGAAGGTGATTTTTATTATATTCACCGAGATGGACGCGTTGATCTCGCGTTGGTCCAAGCAAGTACTGGTCATAAACTAGAATGGGGAGCTAAAACTAATCCTTTTGTGAAAAATTATTTTGCGAAGCTGTTATGGGGAGATGAAGGAGTTGTTTACGCTAAGTCCATTTTTGATCCAGACATTCAGCAAACCTTTTACGTATTATATATTCCAGTATTTGATAAATGGTCAAAATTAGTAGGGTGGATGGTTAACGAATATGATCAAAAGGCGATTAATAAGACCGTGCATTTTGTTGGACGTCCTCAGTTAGTAGAGAGAGCCATTATCTATACGAGCGACGATATCCTTATCGAAGGTGAAACTAGTCAGTCCACCTCGAAAAAATTAGCAGAGTTAGTGGGAAAGTTAAGCTTCTCATCACTTAGCAGTTATTTTACTAACACGCCCTACAGAGCAGTTGCCTCTCCATATAATGTTGGTAGTGGACTAATGTTCACGTCTGTTCTTGATGATAATAATGGTCAGGAACGTAATATGGCCTTTTTGTATATCTCTTATGGCGATTTAGCGTCAGATAGCAGGCATTGGTTAGTGTTTATAGCCGTAGCTTACGTGGTGTCGACGATAGGTTGTTTTATAGCTGCTTATTTAACAGAAATGATTCGCCGTGAAAAATCTGTGGTAGAAGAGCTAAATGCATTAAGAGAGGCTGCTTTTGAAGGCGAGTTTTCTCAAGCCGTTACTAACCCGCAGGGCGAGATATTACAAGTTAACAAGTATCTGGCTAAGAAAGCAGGGGTAGATGTAGAACAAATGATTGGCAAAAAGCTTACTGACTTTGGTCGCTCTGATATTCTATTTGATGAAGTTCTTCAAATTGCTGCGAAGCAAGGCAGTTGGTTAGGTGAGGTGGCTCTTCAGAGTAATAACGGCGTTACATCATTTCAACAAATGACGGTAACTGCTGTTTATTGGCAAAACAAATTACATAACTTTGTCTGTTCAAGTATTGATATTAGTGCTCAAAAGTCCTTGGAAAGTAAATTAAAACAACTTGCCAATACTGACCCCTTAACGGGTGCAGCAAATCGTCGCTATTTTGAAGATAGGGTTTTTCTGGAACAAAGCCGCAGTGACCGAAATGGCTCGTGTTTTTCGATTATGATGATAGATGTTGATCATTTTAAAAAACTAAATGACGAATTTGGGCACGATACTGGTGATTTATGTTTAATTCGTCTGGTAGAAACAATTAATAAGTTGAAACGAGAAATAGATCTACTCGCACGCTGGGGCGGGGAGGAATTTATCATGTTGTTACCAGAGACTGATGTAACACAAGCTGCTAACTTAGCAGAGCGATTACGTTTAGCCTTTGAGCAAGCTAAGGTAACGCCCGGTTTTACCTGTAGTTTTGGAATTACTCAGAGTGAAAAAGATAGCAGTTTTGCCAAACTCTATAAGCAGGCTGACAAGGCGTTGTACGTTGCTAAAAACAATGGGCGTAATCGAGTAGTTGATTATGCATCCATGAGTGAGAGTTAG
- a CDS encoding single-stranded DNA-binding protein — protein MQVICRSSVEILGNIVSKEITLRYFSDGTAITQFEVLFKRKPKGSGKEQIEVFQLNARGEQAERIKQYAKAGDGVVISGHLKNQKDSKGSITSAIEVEQVSFVGAPSQLYWNKVTLVGEIVGKSSLRKSINNQSYLKLQVSTDLSDQQHAVNCNLWAYPAELIDKQAEVGDKLVLDGSLKKAFAEDKSISPILVDGHTCLHLKA, from the coding sequence TTGCAAGTAATCTGTCGCTCATCGGTAGAAATTCTAGGCAACATTGTGTCTAAGGAAATTACTCTTCGCTACTTTAGTGATGGGACTGCCATTACTCAGTTTGAAGTATTGTTCAAGCGAAAGCCCAAAGGAAGTGGTAAAGAGCAAATAGAAGTATTTCAGCTTAATGCCCGAGGTGAGCAAGCCGAAAGAATTAAGCAGTATGCCAAAGCGGGTGATGGTGTAGTGATCAGCGGGCACTTAAAAAACCAAAAAGACAGCAAAGGCTCTATCACCAGCGCGATTGAAGTTGAACAAGTGAGTTTTGTTGGAGCGCCTTCTCAACTCTATTGGAACAAGGTCACTTTGGTTGGTGAAATTGTTGGAAAGTCCTCTTTGCGAAAGAGTATAAACAATCAGAGCTATTTGAAGTTACAAGTTTCTACTGATCTGTCGGATCAACAGCATGCAGTTAATTGCAATTTGTGGGCTTACCCGGCAGAGTTAATTGATAAACAGGCAGAAGTGGGTGATAAGTTGGTACTTGACGGTTCGCTCAAAAAGGCTTTTGCAGAAGACAAATCAATTTCACCGATCTTGGTAGATGGGCATACTTGTCTCCATCTAAAAGCTTGA